DNA sequence from the Nodosilinea sp. FACHB-141 genome:
CTCGCGGCTAGAAAGGAGAGTGATGACTTCGGAGGGTTGCTTTTGTTCTTCCACGGTATCTTTGGCTCTGGGTGAATGGCTGGGGGTGAGTGCCTTAGCTATAGAGTAGGCATTTTCTCGGCGATAGAAACATTGAGGGTCTAAACCGACCGCTCCTGCCCAGCAGTAATTCCCTGGGTGATGATGCCAAAAATGCCATGCCGCTAGTATAGCAACCGGCGTCCTACTGCTTGTGGTTTGCTAGGGCCTTGCGCATCTTAAAGCAGGGCATTTCTTGTCCAAAGGCCAGCTGGTGAACCCCCGGCTCAATGACTTCAAAGCCCTGCTTTTGGTAAAACGCTGCGGCATTGAGAGAGGCGTTGAGCCGCAGGTCGGTGAGCCCTAGGGCGATCGCCTCTCGTTCAAGGGTGGCTAAAATGCTGGCTCCAATGCCGCGCCGGCCATAGTTGGGGTGAGTGTACAAGCTCTGCAATTCGCCATCTTTGTGAATAAAGCCGTAGCCAACGACCTGCCCGCTGTGTCTGGCGACAATGACCCGACGGTCGGGGTGCTCAATCCATCTTTGGCGGACGCGCTCAATGCGATCGCTCGTAATTGGCCGCCGGGACCAGTTGTTCAAAATCTCGTGGGAGTAGTAGGGGGCGGCCGTCTGGTGCACCGCCGCTGCGTGAATTTCGAGCAGGGCTTGGGCATCTTCGGGTTTGGCTGGCTCAATGGTGATGGGGCTATCCATAGGTACTCGCTTGGCGTAGCGGCAGCTTGCTGCCCTGTAGCCCCTAGTCGCCCCAAAGGCGGCGGCGGGTGGGGCCTTGGAGGCGATCGTGGGTATCGCGCAGCAGCGCGGGAATATCGAGCTTTTCGGGGCAGCGGGGCAGGCAGTCGCCGCAGTCGGTGCAGCGGTTGGCCTTGCGGCCGGGGAACCAGTGACCTGCGTTCTCAAACATGCGGTACCGATATTCGCCAAAGGGCTGCATGTCGTAGGCCACCGCTAGATTTCTGAGCCGCAGCACTTCTGGAATATTGATGGCTTCGGGGCAGGGCAGGCAGTCGTAGCACTGGGCGCAGCGATCGCTCCCCAAAGCAGCAGATTCTTGCGTCGAAAGCCGTTCCAGGGCAGCGAGTTCTGCAGTGGTCAGGGGCTGGGTGCGATCGCCCAAACTTTCTAGAGTTGCGAGTTCTGCCGGGATGGCAGGGCCGGTGCTGAGGGTGGTGATGCGTGGGTCGGCCAGCAGCCAGCGATAGGTCAACTCCAGCGGGGTAAACGGCGCGCAGAGTTCCTCAAGCTGGGCGGGCGGGGTGTAAAGCATACCGCCCTTGTCGCCGGGGGAGATGATGAAGATGCCCATATCTCGCTCAGCAGCAAGGTCGAGGATGGGGGCGTGGCGCTGAAAGAAATAGTAGTAGTGCAGGTTGACGAAATCGAACTGATCAGTGGCGATCGCCCCCTCGATCACCTCCCGACTGCCGTGGGTCGAAAACCCCACGTGGCCAATGCGTCCCTCAGCCTGAAAGCGCCGCACCGCCGCCATGCAGCCCTGGGGATCGCTCACCCAGGCTAGGTGCTCAGAGGTGTTGAGACCGTGGATGGCGAGACAGTGAATGTGGTTTAGCCCTAGCCGTTCCAGGGATTCCTCCAGGCGCTGAGTCATTGTGGCGGCGTCAGGCTGAGGTGTAACTTTGGTGGTGATTACCAAGTTGTCTGGCACCGCTGCTGTTTTGAGAAAAGCCCCTAACCAGCGCTCGCTAGTGCCATAGGCCTGAGCAGTTTCGATGTGGTTGATGCCCAGCGCCAACCCAGCGATCAGAGTGTCGCGAAACACCTTCTCAGAGGCCAAAGCGCGCATGGTGCCCAGAGATAGCACCGAGAGCGATAGATTGGTGCGACCGAACCGCCGATAGTCCATAGTTGGAAGGGTTTAAGGGTGCAGGGTATAGGGTTTAAGGGATGGCCACAACCCTGAACCTTGTACCTTATACCCTAAACCCCCATACCCTACGAATCAGAGCTTTCGAGGGTATCGTTGCTGGTCGAGGACTTGCCTCGGTGGGTAAAATCGGAGGGGTTGATGTTGGCCAAAAAAGCCTGGAATGCCTTCTTCTCGGCCTCATCAGCGTCGGTATCGACGGAGATAGAGGCCTCGGCGACAACTTCTTCCATTACCCAGATGGGGGCGTCAAGGCGCAGGGCGATCGCGATCGCATCGCTGGGGCGAGAGTCTAGTTCGCGGCGAATTTCGCCCTTGGAGAGGGTGAGCAAGGCAAAGTATGTGTTGTCTTGTAGGGAGTGAATGACCACGCGCTCCAGGGTCATATCCCACTCGTCGAGCAAGTTGACAAACAGGTCGTGGGTGAGGGGACGGGGGGCGGGCTGGTTTTCGAGCACCGCGATGATGGAATTGGCCTGCTCGCGGCTGATGTAGATTGGAACCTGTCGGCGATCGGTAGTGTCTCGCAGCAAAATTACCGGAGTTCGCGACATCGCATCTAGGGCAATCCCGGCGACTCTCATTTCAATCATTGGTTTGGCCTCTTGGATCCGTTGATTGGCGTGCTCTAGGGGTGTTTGTCAGCCTGGAACCGATACTATTACTAGTGTACTGGGCTGTTTGCGTACCGGGCGATTTCTATGAATGGCAGGCTGAGGGTTACCCAGTGAAGCGATTCTAAAGCGACTGTGGGCGGGGGTTGCCCCCTTAGTCTACCTAAGCTTATCTATCAGCAGATGGAATACGGGATACTCTAAAGAAAAAAATTATTGCTTTAAGTATGCCCCGATTGGGCCCTAGGTGGGTCGCAGTTTCCCTGAGAATTTTCTTAAGGTTACAGCCATGTTTACCGGACTGATTCAAGCGACGGGTACGCTCTTTCACAAGGGCGATACTCAGGTCTACCTGCGCTGGGAGACCAGCCCACTGCCTAGTTCTCTCACCGATGTCGAACTGGGGGATAGCATCGCCGTAGACGGCATTTGCCTGACGGTAGAAACCATGCTGCCCGATGGCTTTGTGGCCGCAGTTTCACCGGAAACCCTCGATCGCACCTCTCTAGGCAACCTCCCCGATGGCAGTCGAGTCAACCTGGAGTCGTCGCTGCGGGTGGGCAGCAAGATTGGCGGTCACTTTGTCACCGGCCACATCGACGGGCAGGGTCATCTAGAAGCGGCGATCGAAACTGACAACGCCTGGAAGCTTAGCTTTACCGTGGGCGATCGCAGAATTGCCCGCTACATCGTGCCCAAGGGCAGCATTGCGGTGAATGGCATTAGCCTGACGGTGGCCGACTGTAGCCCCAGCGGCAACTGGTTCGCCGTCGCGGTGATCCCCGTAACCTACCATGAGACCACGCTGCAACACCTACGCCCCGGCCAGGCAGTGAACCTGGAGGGCGACGTGCTGGGCAAGTACGTAGAGAAGTTTATGGGGGGCAAGGATGACGCCCCGGCGGGCAACAGCGTTTCGTTAGAGTTTTTGGCGGAGCATGGCTACTGAGGCGACTAACCCATACAGCCTGCTTTCGCGTTAAATTTGCTTTGTTATAGTCGTAATCAGACTCAAAACCATAAGACGTTCAAACGTTGGCTTGGAAAATGTCTCAATCAAACTGGCTACAGCTATAGCGTTACAGGAAGAGAATTAGGCTAGCACCCAGCGACTCCGATGGCTGACGTTACGCTTCACCTCATTTGCGGCAAAATTGCAGCGGGCAAGTCCACTAAGGCGCGCGAACTGGCGAGCCAGCCCAGGACGGTTTTGATCAATCAAGACGAGTGGCTATCCACCCTCTACCCCGATGAGCTGAACACGTTAGCCGACTATGTTCGCTACAGCACGCGTCTCAATACAGTAATGGGTATCCACGTTGAGGCGCTGCTGAGAGCGGGTCTCTCGGTCGTCCTCGATTTTCCTGCCAACACGGTCAAGAGTCGCCAGTGGATGAAAGCCATCGTTGAGCGCGCCGAAGCTGCCCATGTTCTCTATTACCTGGATGTGCCGGATGCCGAGTGCAAGCGGCGGCTGCGCCTGCGCAACGAAAGTGGCACTCACGAATTTGCGCCAACCGAGGCTGATTTTGATCAGTTCACCAGCTATTTTGTGCCGCCCGCCCCGGAAGAGGGCTTTAACGTGATCACTATCCACGGCTGATGCGGCTAGATCCACCCCGGCAGCAGCCAGCGGCGGTGGAGCGCTTCTAGCGAGAGGGGGATGCCGAGGTAGAGGGGGAGCCAGAAAAGAAAGCTGAGGGCGATCGCCCCTAGCAGCACCAGGGCCAGCGGGCGATCGCGCGGATTCTGCCACCACTGCGCCATCAGCCAGGCCAGCCCCAGGGTGCTAACCGCCGCTATGCCTATCGCGTGGTACAGAAACGTGCAGCGGCTCACCAGCGCCCAGGGCAGCCAGTTCGCTAGGTAATTAAGCAGAATAAACAGCACTACGGCATTGCTTGACGACCCAACTCCGCGATTTTCGCCCGTCACTCGCCGACTCACCCAGCCCAGGCCCAGGGCCAGCACCGCCGCTGTCCCCAGCCACCACAACACCGGGTTGCCCATGGCGTGGATGGTTGTGGCCATACCGTCAGCGCGTTCGTAAAAGTAGGCTACCGGGCGCACCATCAGCGGCCAGCTGTGCCACGGCGAGCAGTAATCGTGACCCGCTCCCGCTGCGATCGATTGGTGGGTAGACCAAAGCCGACGGTGAACGCCCATTAACGATTCACTCGTCAGCACCAGATGGGGCAGCCACAGCAGCAGGTAGGTTGCCAAGGGAATCACGCCCAGGTAGGCCGCCCGCATGCGCCAGCGGTTGCCCCTTATCCCCCAGCCCCTTCTCCCTGAGGGAGAAGAGGAGCCAGAGGAAACATCAAAGTCCCTCTCCCCTGGGGAGAGGGATTTAGGAAGAGGGGCTTCCCCATCGCTTGTGAGAATTTCCCACAGCAGCAGGCCCAGCCACAGTCCTGCCCAGTTCCACTTCACGCTGATGGCGGCCCCCAGGGCGATGCCTGCTACCCAGCGCCAGTGCGAGGAATGCTGGGCCTGACCTGCCCTGACCCATGCCCACTGGCCCAGCAGCCCCAGGGCCAGCCCGTAAATATTGATCAACGCCAGGCGCGACTCTACTAGAGTCAGCCCTTCCATCGTCATTAGCAGTCCGGCCACCAGAGCGAAGGTGCGACGGCGTTGAGGTGGGTATTCATGGCTGAGGGCAAAGGCCAGCGCCGCTAACAGTACCGGAATCGTCGCGCCCACGATCGCATTCAGCCAGCGAAAGGCGAGCGGACTGACCAAAGCCCCCTCCACCTTCACCGTGGGCCAACCCAGCCAAGTGGCGGGCCACTGACCAAGCCAAAGGCCCAGGGCAATTAGGTATTTAGCCAGGGGCGGGTGGGCATCGAAGCTGGGCGTTCCCTGTAAATAGTCGAGGGCGAAGGGGACGTAGTAGACCTCGTCGAAGACTAGCCCGTGGATGCGGCCCAGGCCAGCTAAGCGGAGGCTGAGGGCGATCGCCCCCAACCCCAGAGTCCAACCCCAGAGAGGCACCCGACGAATCACTACTGCCCTTGGGCGGCCATGCGCTCTTTCATGCGATCGCGAAACGCCGCCAGATCTTTCGCTGAAGGTTGGGTCCTCTGCCAGGCGGGGCGATCCATCAGGCGGCTAGTCCAGGCTTGTAGGGTGGGGTAGTCGGCCATGGGCAGGCCCAACTGCTCAAACCAGGGGGCAAAGGTGCCCGCCACCACATCCGCCAGGGTGAGCTGCTCGCCGCAGAAAAAGGGGCCATTCCCCAGCTTGTCGGCATAGAACTTGAGCACCACCTCGGCCTTTTGCTTGGCCTGGGCGATCGCATCTTCTGGGTCTTGGCCAAAGCCCATCATCTGTTTGATCAGTGGGTTGATGGCGGGCACCAGCTCATTCACCGTCACCATTTCGACCATGCGCATCGTGGCGATGCCCTCGGGAGTCGTTGCCAGCAGCGAAGGCGTGGGGTACTTGGCTTCTAAATAATCCAAAATGGCGAAGGATTCAATGACCGTGAAGCCATCATCGACCAGCACGGGAATGTGATGAAAGGGATTGAGTGCCAAAAACTCAGGCTGAAACTGCTCTCCCCCCATGCTCATGGCCATCTCCTCGAAGGGCAAATTCTTCTCTAGCAGCGCCACCCAGACGCGGCGGGAGTTGACCGA
Encoded proteins:
- a CDS encoding GNAT family N-acetyltransferase; amino-acid sequence: MDSPITIEPAKPEDAQALLEIHAAAVHQTAAPYYSHEILNNWSRRPITSDRIERVRQRWIEHPDRRVIVARHSGQVVGYGFIHKDGELQSLYTHPNYGRRGIGASILATLEREAIALGLTDLRLNASLNAAAFYQKQGFEVIEPGVHQLAFGQEMPCFKMRKALANHKQ
- a CDS encoding aldo/keto reductase, giving the protein MDYRRFGRTNLSLSVLSLGTMRALASEKVFRDTLIAGLALGINHIETAQAYGTSERWLGAFLKTAAVPDNLVITTKVTPQPDAATMTQRLEESLERLGLNHIHCLAIHGLNTSEHLAWVSDPQGCMAAVRRFQAEGRIGHVGFSTHGSREVIEGAIATDQFDFVNLHYYYFFQRHAPILDLAAERDMGIFIISPGDKGGMLYTPPAQLEELCAPFTPLELTYRWLLADPRITTLSTGPAIPAELATLESLGDRTQPLTTAELAALERLSTQESAALGSDRCAQCYDCLPCPEAINIPEVLRLRNLAVAYDMQPFGEYRYRMFENAGHWFPGRKANRCTDCGDCLPRCPEKLDIPALLRDTHDRLQGPTRRRLWGD
- a CDS encoding bifunctional nuclease family protein, with protein sequence MIEMRVAGIALDAMSRTPVILLRDTTDRRQVPIYISREQANSIIAVLENQPAPRPLTHDLFVNLLDEWDMTLERVVIHSLQDNTYFALLTLSKGEIRRELDSRPSDAIAIALRLDAPIWVMEEVVAEASISVDTDADEAEKKAFQAFLANINPSDFTHRGKSSTSNDTLESSDS
- the ribE gene encoding riboflavin synthase, which encodes MFTGLIQATGTLFHKGDTQVYLRWETSPLPSSLTDVELGDSIAVDGICLTVETMLPDGFVAAVSPETLDRTSLGNLPDGSRVNLESSLRVGSKIGGHFVTGHIDGQGHLEAAIETDNAWKLSFTVGDRRIARYIVPKGSIAVNGISLTVADCSPSGNWFAVAVIPVTYHETTLQHLRPGQAVNLEGDVLGKYVEKFMGGKDDAPAGNSVSLEFLAEHGY
- a CDS encoding ATP-binding protein: MADVTLHLICGKIAAGKSTKARELASQPRTVLINQDEWLSTLYPDELNTLADYVRYSTRLNTVMGIHVEALLRAGLSVVLDFPANTVKSRQWMKAIVERAEAAHVLYYLDVPDAECKRRLRLRNESGTHEFAPTEADFDQFTSYFVPPAPEEGFNVITIHG
- a CDS encoding phospholipid carrier-dependent glycosyltransferase gives rise to the protein MIRRVPLWGWTLGLGAIALSLRLAGLGRIHGLVFDEVYYVPFALDYLQGTPSFDAHPPLAKYLIALGLWLGQWPATWLGWPTVKVEGALVSPLAFRWLNAIVGATIPVLLAALAFALSHEYPPQRRRTFALVAGLLMTMEGLTLVESRLALINIYGLALGLLGQWAWVRAGQAQHSSHWRWVAGIALGAAISVKWNWAGLWLGLLLWEILTSDGEAPLPKSLSPGERDFDVSSGSSSPSGRRGWGIRGNRWRMRAAYLGVIPLATYLLLWLPHLVLTSESLMGVHRRLWSTHQSIAAGAGHDYCSPWHSWPLMVRPVAYFYERADGMATTIHAMGNPVLWWLGTAAVLALGLGWVSRRVTGENRGVGSSSNAVVLFILLNYLANWLPWALVSRCTFLYHAIGIAAVSTLGLAWLMAQWWQNPRDRPLALVLLGAIALSFLFWLPLYLGIPLSLEALHRRWLLPGWI
- a CDS encoding glutathione S-transferase family protein, whose translation is MLTFYHTPLSVNSRRVWVALLEKNLPFEEMAMSMGGEQFQPEFLALNPFHHIPVLVDDGFTVIESFAILDYLEAKYPTPSLLATTPEGIATMRMVEMVTVNELVPAINPLIKQMMGFGQDPEDAIAQAKQKAEVVLKFYADKLGNGPFFCGEQLTLADVVAGTFAPWFEQLGLPMADYPTLQAWTSRLMDRPAWQRTQPSAKDLAAFRDRMKERMAAQGQ